A segment of the Georgenia sp. M64 genome:
CGTCTACAACCACACCTGCGAGGGCGGCTCCCACGGGCCGTCCCTGAGCCTGCGCGGGCTGGACAACACCGGGTACTACCTCCACGACGGCGTGGCGCCGGCCCGGCTGGTCGACGTCACCGGGTGCGGCAACTCCCTGGACTTCCGCCGCACCCGGGTGGTCCAGCTCGCCCTGGACTCGCTGCGCTACTGGGTGGAGGAGGTCGACGTCGACGGCTTCCGCTTCGACCTGGCGGTGACGCTGGGCCGCAACGGCGGTGACTACACGCCCTACCACCCCTTCCTCGTCGCGATGGTGACGGACCCGGTGCTCTCCTCGGTCAAGCTCATCGCCGAGCCGTGGGACCTGGGCCCGGGCGGGTGGCGCACCGGGCAGTTCCCCGCGCCGATGGCCGACTGGAACGACAAGTTCCGCAACGCCGTGCGCACCTTCTGGCTCGCCGACGCCGGCGCCGCCTCCCACGGGCACACCGGTCACGACCTGCGCGAGCTGGCCACCCGCATGTCGGGCTCGGCGGACCTGTTCGGCCTGGGCGAGGTCCCCGGGGGCCGCGGTCCGCTGAGCTCGGTCAACTACGTCACCGCCCACGACGGATTCACCCTGGCCGACCTCGTGGCCTACGACCACAAGCACAACGAGGCCAACCTCGAGGGCAACCGCGACGGGACCAACGACAACCGGTCGTGGAACCACGGCGTGGAGGGCGCGGTCAAGGACTCCATCGCCGCGCCGATCCTGCCGCTGCGCCGGCGCTCGATGCGCAACCTCATGGGCACGCTCCTGCTCTCGGCGGGGACCCCGATGATCACCGCCGGGGACGAGTTCGGGCGCAGCCAGCACGGCAACAACAACGCCTACTGCCAGGACAACGAGATCTCCTGGGTGGGCTGGGAGCTCGCACCGTGGCGCCGGGACATGCTCGAGACCACCCAGTACCTCCTGCGGCTGCGGGCCGAGCACCCCGTCCTGCGGCCGACCCGCTTCGCCACCGGGCGGCCCGACCCCGGCGACGACGTCGCCGACCTCGCCTGGTTCGACGGCGCGGGCCTGGCGATGACGGCCCACCGGTGGCACGACGTCCACAACCGGGTCCTGCAGATGCTGCGCTCGGGCCGGCGCTCGGCCGACCGGGACGCCCTCGTCCTCATCAACGGCTCCCTCGACCAGCAGATGGTCACCCTCGCCGAGGGCCGGGGCGGGGACTACGAGCTCGTGTGGGACTCGGCGTGGGAGCGCCCGGAGTACCAGCGCACCACCTCCGACTCCGACCCCCTCAGCCTCATCGCCTCCCCCCACGAGGTGGTGGAGATGGAGTCGCTGAGCATGCGGCTGTACCTCTCGATGCCCTGACCGCGGAGCGCCCACGCCCTGAACGGGCGCCGCCGCCGCGACGGTAGGGTGGCCCGCGTGCCCGCACAGCCCCTGACGTCCGAGCCCCGACAGACCGCCGCCGACCAGGCCGGCAACGACCTGGCCGAGGCGACCACCGACGCCTCCCTCGAGCGCACCCGCAGGCGAAGCGAGGAGATCGAGGCCCAGATCGCCGCCGACCCGACCGGCTTCCGCGTCCTGACCGGGGACCGCCCCACCGGCAACCTCCACCTCGGCCACTACTTCGGCAGCCTCCTCAACCGGGTCCGCCTCCAGGACGCGGGCGTGGAGACGATGGTCCTCGTCGCCGACTACCAGGTCATCACCGACCGTGACGGCGTCGGGCCGATCCGCGAGCGGGTGCTCTCCCTCGTCGCGGACTACCTCGCGGTCGGCATCGACCCCGACCGCTCGACGATCTTCACCCACTCCGCCGTGCCGGCGCTCAACCAGCTCATGCTCCCCTTCCTCAGCGTCGTGACCGACGCCGAGCTGCGCCGCAACCCCACCGTGAAGTCGGAGATGGAGGCCACCGGCGACCGGCCGATGTCCGGCCTCATGCTCACCTACCCGGTGCACCAGGCGGCCGACATCCTCTTCTGCAAGGCCAACCTCGTGCCGGTCGGCAA
Coding sequences within it:
- the glgX gene encoding glycogen debranching protein GlgX; its protein translation is MRADHAANPRRLGAHLVGDGVDVAVVASRAREVELCLLDPAGDGTFTERRYLLRGPVAGVWHGHVPGVGPGQRYGFRVHGHWDPAAGLRHNPAKLQLDPYARAIDGAVALVPEIHDHLVGPDLAPLDGGTSADPADSAPYVPHGVVVDDAFDGHVPGPRVPWSRTVLYEAHVRGLTMRLPGLPEELRGTYAGLANPVTIAHLKSLGVTTIELLPIHASMSEPFLTTKGLSNYWGYNTLAFFAPEPRYATRAAREAGPQAVLAEVKGMVALLHAAGLEVVLDVVYNHTCEGGSHGPSLSLRGLDNTGYYLHDGVAPARLVDVTGCGNSLDFRRTRVVQLALDSLRYWVEEVDVDGFRFDLAVTLGRNGGDYTPYHPFLVAMVTDPVLSSVKLIAEPWDLGPGGWRTGQFPAPMADWNDKFRNAVRTFWLADAGAASHGHTGHDLRELATRMSGSADLFGLGEVPGGRGPLSSVNYVTAHDGFTLADLVAYDHKHNEANLEGNRDGTNDNRSWNHGVEGAVKDSIAAPILPLRRRSMRNLMGTLLLSAGTPMITAGDEFGRSQHGNNNAYCQDNEISWVGWELAPWRRDMLETTQYLLRLRAEHPVLRPTRFATGRPDPGDDVADLAWFDGAGLAMTAHRWHDVHNRVLQMLRSGRRSADRDALVLINGSLDQQMVTLAEGRGGDYELVWDSAWERPEYQRTTSDSDPLSLIASPHEVVEMESLSMRLYLSMP